A segment of the Daphnia pulex isolate KAP4 chromosome 10, ASM2113471v1 genome:
ATTGTGCATCAGGATTCTGCTACATCAATGACTGTacaataatttaatatttttataatgaaaACACAAGGTAAAACTATTGGATTTTCAGGTGTTCTTGCCATCCTAGaattggaaagaaaattcaaactcgtACTTTATATTGACTTGGATATTCACCACGGTAAGTCCAACCCTTTTTCAGTGTAAATGTATACAAGGATTGATACaaacccatttttatttatttaaggaGACGGAGTTGAAAATGCTTTCGCTTACAGCCGCAAAGTGTTTACGCTATCGTTACATAAACATGAAGAAGGATATTTTCCGGGTACAGGTTCAGTCAACGACACTGGTTTCGGCAGGGGTCGCAACTATTCATGCAATGTTCCACTCAGAGATGGGGCTTGCGATGAAACTTTCATCCACGTCTTTCAAAcgtataaattttcttttgtctccTTAAAACCTACAATGTGGTTCATCATCATTCATTCATCTGTGACAAAAGAGTTTTCCAGGAAGTAATGAAACGTTTTCGTCCGGAAGCAATTGTATGTCAATGTGGAGCAGATGGCCTAGCTAACGATCCATTAGGGACATTTAACTTGACACCCGTTGCATACGCCCGCTGCACCGCTGTCATCCAGAGTTACAAATTACCTACTTTGTACCTTGGCGGAGGCGGTTATCACAAGGCCAACGCGTCCCGTTGTTTCACTACCATATTGGCAGGTCTACTAGGCGTCGAAATATCATCCGATATCCCGGAACACGAAGTAAAACTTATTGttgtaaattttctttatagttatccgttttcttttaatgattgatttttattgacaGTATTTCAATTGGTACGGGCCGAGCTTCGAGTTAGACGTCAGTCGAGGTCTCCGACGGGACGAAAACAGCCCCGACTACATCCGGACTCTTTTACAACAAGTTTTCGGTATGTTGCGTCCTTAGTAGTAGCCTATAGTGCAAAGcaatgcgtgtgtgtgtgtttttcaagCCTAAATTTAGTTGCAAGAgagttgaaatattttcggCATGCCCTTGACTCCTCGCTCCTTCCATCGCGCGGCTCggtgacacacacaccacacacgcACATCGAAACTATATAAATAGACGGGATATATGAAATTTATGTAATACCTAAGAACtccctctcttcttcttcttcttggcagGCAACTTGGAGCAAATCTCTAGCGAGTCGTGAACGTTTTGAATCCATCACATTTCCCTTCGGGCCATTATTGGGATTTtcgaaggttttttttttcttctctttttaactATTAACTACATTTTCGACATTTTACGTAATCAATACAAGACGACAGCCGAACGAAATGACGCCaacacttttttcatttcatagaTTAGCCGATATCGAAATGGCTATGTCAACATAAACGTCTCCCCCATTTGATTGTTTGACGGGCCTTCACTCgggaacattttgaaatttccgtTGAATAAAATTAGACCCAATGGACTCTCCCCTAAAACAAGGTAAACACAAATAGAAATTCGATTTTCGTGATGGTGCTATTAATCCAAATATGGGCCGTtgtgtaaagaagaaaaacgaacaacAGCTGTGCGGTCTGCCAATGTGTAGAAATCCACCTACGCCGCCGAGCGGTTTCAGATATCAGATTGAAAAGGGCGAGGATTTCAGGTCGGTTTTCCCGACTTGTCAGATGAGGTCATCGGATGCCGTCACATCCAAAACTTACACACATTTCTTTATCCACTTAACTCATCATCGAAACAGATGATAAAACCatttggtggtggggggagacAGAGCTAGGGAAATGAGTATAACAGGCTAATCTTGTATTTGATAATCAAATGACAGGCCTAGCAACCGAGcttaagtttttatttctttatttctttatgtcgtttttacaaaaaaattgtatgtgtgtgtgggtggccTTGTCTAGCAAATTTGGAGTGTCAAAGTCTCTGgatagttttattattttcccggATCGGTTGTTGGGGATTTCTGCGGTGGACGCTAAAAACggtcttttgaaaaatccttGAAAttgcgccatctagcggtgaaaATTGCAACTCTGTTTTTTGAGGGCGGTGCATGAGACCTTGGTTCGGAGGAGGATGGGGTTGGCACTGGCAAGGCCTCTGAAAATTGGCCTCAGTCGATCGGTGGTTGTTGGTTGACGTGAGACAACGTCCCATCCTGCCGCTTACTGCTTGACTGGATTCAT
Coding sequences within it:
- the LOC124203817 gene encoding histone deacetylase 8-like encodes the protein MAGILPDEKKSCDDNEEKIIKCPPKSKIGYVYSPELIHQCNRVPNLKNRASLVHHLLESYGLLDHVLLLNCDKVNDDVFQGFHSADYIEFLKGDVDVEDESSEEYGLGFDCPPLDKLDDFISVIAGGSVAGAKALVSGSVDVAVNFCGGWHHAQRDCASGFCYINDCVLAILELERKFKLVLYIDLDIHHGDGVENAFAYSRKVFTLSLHKHEEGYFPGTGSVNDTGFGRGRNYSCNVPLRDGACDETFIHVFQTVFQEVMKRFRPEAIVCQCGADGLANDPLGTFNLTPVAYARCTAVIQSYKLPTLYLGGGGYHKANASRCFTTILAGLLGVEISSDIPEHEYFNWYGPSFELDVSRGLRRDENSPDYIRTLLQQVFGNLEQISSES